One window of Arthrobacter oryzae genomic DNA carries:
- a CDS encoding Lrp/AsnC family transcriptional regulator — translation MQALDGTDTRLLSALAKDPKRTVVALAQKLGLSRNTVQARMAQLEKKHVFLSFERRINPAALGYPLMAFISVHVQQQKLGQLAVDLAGIPEILEGYGLTGSADLLLRVVALDAEDLFRINGKILACDGVDRTDTALAMGELIPFRIQPLLERGPAEA, via the coding sequence ATGCAAGCTTTGGATGGCACTGACACCCGGCTCCTCTCAGCCCTCGCGAAGGATCCGAAACGAACGGTGGTGGCCCTGGCGCAGAAGCTCGGGCTCTCGCGCAACACCGTGCAGGCCCGGATGGCCCAGCTGGAGAAGAAACATGTCTTCCTGTCCTTCGAGCGGCGCATTAATCCGGCGGCACTGGGATACCCGCTGATGGCGTTTATTTCCGTCCATGTGCAGCAGCAGAAGCTGGGACAGCTGGCAGTGGACCTGGCCGGCATCCCGGAAATCCTGGAAGGCTACGGCCTGACCGGCTCGGCCGACCTCCTGCTGCGGGTGGTGGCGCTGGACGCCGAAGACCTTTTCCGGATCAACGGCAAGATCCTGGCGTGTGACGGGGTGGACCGGACCGATACGGCGCTCGCCATGGGAGAGCTCATCCCCTTCCGGATCCAGCCGTTACTGGAGCGGGGCCCCGCCGAAGCGTGA
- the pdhA gene encoding pyruvate dehydrogenase (acetyl-transferring) E1 component subunit alpha, with product MFTDELGQGGNAAGGPDSSAGHHHGAGGSMVQLITPGGERVSHPQYDAWVREVTDEQLASLYEDMVVIRRIDTEATALQRQGELGLWPPMLGQEASQIGSARSLRDDDFVFSSYRENGVAYCRGVDLADILTVWRGNASSGWDPYTVNMATPQIIIGAQTLHATGYAMGIQNDGADSVAITYFGDGATSEGDVNEAMVFAASFQSPVVFFCQNNHWAISEPVRLQSHIRIADRAAGFGIPSVQVDGNDVLAVMAATREAIERARHGGGPTFIEAVTYRMGPHTTADDPTRYRDANELEDWAAKDPIARVKGLLERKGLLTEQLEARVAAKADAVAREMRAGCINMPDPEPMDIFKNVYSTPNSWLDRQEDHYSRYLASFGDPAGANSEEGAR from the coding sequence GTGTTTACAGACGAGTTGGGTCAGGGCGGCAATGCTGCAGGCGGCCCGGACAGCAGTGCAGGACATCACCACGGGGCGGGCGGCAGCATGGTCCAACTGATCACTCCCGGGGGTGAGCGAGTCAGTCATCCGCAGTACGACGCCTGGGTTCGGGAAGTCACTGATGAGCAGTTGGCGTCCCTGTACGAGGATATGGTGGTCATCCGCCGGATCGATACCGAAGCCACCGCCCTCCAGCGCCAGGGGGAGCTTGGCCTGTGGCCGCCGATGCTGGGGCAGGAGGCTTCCCAGATAGGTTCCGCGAGGTCGCTCCGGGACGATGACTTCGTGTTTTCCAGCTACCGCGAGAACGGCGTCGCCTACTGCCGCGGCGTGGACCTGGCGGACATCCTCACGGTCTGGCGGGGCAATGCGTCCTCAGGCTGGGACCCTTACACGGTTAACATGGCCACTCCCCAAATCATTATCGGCGCCCAGACCCTCCATGCGACCGGCTATGCCATGGGCATTCAGAATGACGGCGCCGACTCCGTGGCCATCACATATTTCGGCGACGGTGCCACCAGTGAGGGCGACGTCAACGAGGCGATGGTCTTCGCCGCCAGCTTCCAGTCCCCGGTGGTCTTCTTCTGCCAGAACAACCACTGGGCCATTTCCGAACCGGTCCGGCTGCAGTCACACATCAGGATCGCCGACCGTGCCGCCGGGTTCGGCATCCCCAGCGTCCAGGTGGACGGCAATGACGTCCTGGCGGTGATGGCGGCCACGCGCGAGGCAATCGAACGGGCCCGTCACGGCGGAGGGCCCACGTTCATCGAGGCAGTCACTTACCGGATGGGACCGCACACCACTGCCGACGACCCCACACGGTACCGGGATGCCAACGAACTTGAGGACTGGGCGGCCAAGGACCCGATTGCCAGGGTCAAGGGCCTGCTGGAACGCAAGGGGCTGCTGACGGAGCAGTTGGAGGCCCGGGTGGCTGCCAAGGCCGACGCCGTGGCCCGGGAAATGCGGGCCGGGTGCATCAACATGCCGGATCCGGAGCCGATGGATATCTTCAAGAACGTCTACAGCACCCCCAACTCCTGGCTGGACCGCCAGGAGGACCACTACTCCCGCTACCTGGCTTCCTTCGGCGATCCCGCAGGAGCCAACTCAGAAGAAGGTGCTCGCTGA
- a CDS encoding alpha-ketoacid dehydrogenase subunit beta, giving the protein MTQMTFARAINSGLRKSLENDPKVILMGEDIGTLGGVFRVTDGLQKDFGKHRVVDTPLAESAIMGTAVGLAYRGYRPVVEIQFDGFIYPAFDQIVSQVAKIHYRTQGAVKMPITVRVPFGGGIGSPEHHSESPEAYFTHTSGLRVVSPSTPQDAHTMIQQAIALDDPVLYFEPKRRYHDKGEVDESIEPGAALSMEKARVVIEGTDVTLVAYGPLVKTAKDAALAAADEGVSIEVIDLRSLAPVDFATLEASVRKTGRLVITHEAGQSGGLGAEVAASITERCFYHLEAAPVRVTGFDIPYPYSKVEMHHLPGLDRILDGVDRALGRPNSLSGLEG; this is encoded by the coding sequence ATGACGCAGATGACCTTTGCCCGGGCAATCAATTCCGGGCTCCGCAAGTCCCTCGAAAACGACCCCAAGGTGATCCTGATGGGCGAGGACATCGGCACCCTCGGCGGTGTCTTCCGTGTGACCGACGGGTTGCAGAAGGACTTCGGCAAACACCGCGTCGTGGACACTCCGCTCGCCGAGTCCGCGATCATGGGCACCGCCGTCGGCCTTGCCTACCGGGGTTACCGGCCGGTGGTGGAAATCCAGTTCGACGGGTTCATCTATCCCGCCTTCGACCAGATTGTGTCCCAGGTGGCCAAGATCCACTACCGCACGCAGGGCGCCGTGAAGATGCCCATCACCGTCCGCGTGCCGTTTGGTGGCGGCATCGGTTCGCCGGAACACCATTCGGAGTCTCCGGAGGCGTACTTCACCCACACGTCCGGCCTTCGCGTGGTCAGCCCCTCCACGCCGCAGGACGCACACACCATGATCCAGCAGGCCATCGCCCTCGACGATCCGGTACTGTACTTCGAGCCGAAGCGCCGCTACCACGACAAGGGCGAGGTGGACGAGTCCATCGAACCCGGCGCCGCGCTGTCCATGGAAAAGGCGCGGGTGGTGATCGAAGGCACGGACGTGACGCTCGTTGCGTACGGTCCGCTGGTCAAGACCGCCAAGGACGCCGCCCTGGCCGCGGCGGACGAGGGCGTCTCCATTGAGGTGATCGACCTGCGCTCGCTGGCCCCGGTGGACTTCGCAACGCTGGAGGCCTCGGTGCGCAAGACGGGACGGCTGGTGATCACGCACGAGGCCGGTCAGTCCGGCGGGCTCGGAGCCGAAGTGGCCGCGAGTATCACCGAACGCTGCTTCTACCACCTTGAAGCCGCCCCGGTCCGCGTCACGGGCTTCGATATCCCGTACCCCTACTCGAAAGTTGAAATGCACCATTTGCCAGGTCTGGACAGAATCCTTGACGGTGTGGACCGTGCCCTGGGCCGTCCCAATTCCCTCAGCGGGCTGGAAGGATGA
- a CDS encoding SACE_7040 family transcriptional regulator, with product MTERSPGSPADQRVEAATERVQTTQRSRAKESRRQALLSSAATLFALNGFNRVSLEDLGAAAGVSGPAVYRHFAGKQAVLGALLLTVSQELLEGGRRVVADAADPAAALARLVQFHVDFALSNPDVIRVQDRDFSNLSDDDQAEVRTLQRNYVELWVEVLQALHAGTDTAELRMRAHAAFGLINSTPHSVRSHGRRVAAKSARPLLESMALAALLVTASPVPGE from the coding sequence ATCACTGAGCGCAGCCCCGGCAGCCCGGCGGACCAACGGGTCGAGGCAGCAACCGAGCGGGTCCAGACCACCCAGCGCAGCCGGGCGAAAGAAAGCCGGCGGCAGGCGCTGCTGTCCTCGGCGGCCACGCTTTTTGCCCTCAACGGCTTCAACCGTGTTTCGCTGGAAGACCTGGGCGCCGCCGCCGGCGTCAGCGGCCCGGCCGTCTACCGGCATTTCGCGGGCAAACAGGCGGTCCTCGGGGCCCTGCTGCTCACCGTGAGCCAGGAGCTGCTGGAGGGCGGCCGGCGCGTGGTTGCGGACGCCGCTGATCCGGCCGCCGCCCTGGCCCGGCTGGTTCAGTTCCATGTGGATTTCGCCCTGAGCAATCCCGACGTCATCAGGGTCCAGGACCGCGACTTCAGCAACCTGTCCGACGACGACCAGGCCGAGGTCCGCACGCTGCAGCGCAACTACGTGGAACTGTGGGTGGAGGTGCTGCAGGCGCTGCACGCGGGCACGGACACCGCCGAGCTCCGGATGCGCGCACACGCCGCATTCGGCCTCATCAACTCCACGCCGCATTCGGTCCGCAGCCACGGCCGGCGGGTCGCGGCCAAGTCCGCAAGGCCGCTGCTGGAGAGCATGGCCCTCGCCGCCCTCCTGGTGACCGCCAGCCCCGTGCCCGGCGAGTAG
- a CDS encoding solute symporter family protein, producing MTLMIPAAVDVADLKETTLLNMGIFGLFVAVTMIIVIKASRNNKTAADYYAAGRSFTGPQNGTAIAGDYLSAASFLGITGAIAINGYDGFMYSIGFLVAWLVALLLVAELLRNTGKFTMADVLSFRLKQRPVRIAAAISTLAVCFFYLLAQMAGAGSLISLLLGISDWGGQALVIIVVGALMIMYVLIGGMKGTTWVQIIKAMLLIAGAAVMTFWVLAIYGFNLSDLLGGAVEASGNPNILNPGLQYGKTETSKLDFMSLGLALVLGTAALPHVLMRFYTVPTAKEARKSVVWSIWLIGLFYLFTLVLGYGAAALVGAETIKGAPGGVNSAAPLLAFHLGGPLLLGFISAVAFATILAVVAGLTITAAASFAHDIYASVIAKGKADADTEVKVARRTVVVIGLLAIAGGIFANGQNVAFLVALAFAVAASANLPTIVYSLFWRKFTTQGAIWSMYGGLGSAIILIALSPVVSGAKTSMIPGANFAIFPLSNPGIVSIPLAFFLGWLGSVLDKKLEDTTKQAEMEVRSLTGVGAEKAVDH from the coding sequence ATGACGCTCATGATTCCGGCCGCCGTTGACGTTGCGGACCTCAAGGAAACCACCCTGCTGAACATGGGCATCTTCGGCCTGTTCGTGGCGGTCACCATGATCATTGTGATCAAGGCCAGCCGCAACAACAAGACGGCCGCAGACTACTACGCCGCCGGACGGTCGTTCACCGGCCCGCAGAACGGCACCGCCATCGCCGGCGATTACCTCTCCGCCGCCTCGTTCCTGGGCATTACCGGCGCCATCGCGATCAACGGCTATGACGGCTTCATGTACTCCATCGGCTTCCTGGTCGCCTGGCTCGTCGCCCTGCTGCTCGTCGCCGAACTGCTCCGCAACACCGGCAAGTTCACCATGGCCGATGTCCTCTCCTTCCGGCTGAAGCAACGCCCGGTCCGCATCGCGGCAGCCATCTCCACCCTTGCTGTCTGCTTCTTCTACCTTCTGGCGCAGATGGCAGGAGCCGGCAGCCTGATCTCCCTGCTCCTGGGCATCAGCGACTGGGGCGGACAGGCGCTGGTCATTATCGTCGTCGGCGCCCTGATGATCATGTACGTACTGATCGGCGGCATGAAGGGCACCACCTGGGTCCAGATCATCAAGGCCATGCTCCTGATTGCCGGCGCTGCCGTGATGACCTTCTGGGTCCTCGCCATCTACGGCTTCAACCTCTCCGACCTCCTCGGCGGCGCGGTGGAGGCTTCGGGCAACCCGAACATCCTCAACCCCGGCCTGCAGTACGGCAAGACCGAGACGTCCAAGCTTGACTTTATGTCCCTGGGCCTGGCCCTCGTGCTCGGCACCGCGGCCCTGCCCCACGTCCTGATGCGCTTCTACACGGTGCCCACCGCCAAGGAAGCCCGCAAGTCAGTGGTCTGGTCCATTTGGCTGATCGGCCTGTTCTACCTGTTCACCCTGGTCCTGGGCTACGGTGCTGCAGCACTGGTAGGCGCCGAAACCATCAAGGGGGCTCCGGGCGGCGTCAACTCGGCCGCACCGCTGCTGGCGTTCCACCTCGGCGGTCCGCTGCTGCTCGGCTTTATCTCGGCGGTCGCGTTCGCCACCATCCTGGCCGTCGTGGCCGGCCTCACCATCACGGCAGCGGCGTCGTTTGCCCACGATATCTACGCCAGCGTTATCGCCAAGGGCAAGGCCGACGCCGACACGGAGGTCAAGGTTGCCCGGCGCACCGTCGTGGTCATCGGGCTCCTGGCCATTGCCGGCGGTATCTTCGCCAACGGCCAGAACGTGGCGTTCCTCGTGGCGCTCGCCTTCGCCGTGGCTGCTTCGGCGAACCTGCCCACCATCGTGTACTCGCTGTTCTGGCGTAAGTTCACCACCCAGGGCGCCATCTGGAGCATGTACGGCGGGCTGGGCTCGGCGATCATCCTGATTGCCCTGTCGCCGGTGGTCTCGGGCGCCAAGACGTCCATGATCCCGGGCGCCAACTTCGCGATCTTCCCGCTCAGCAACCCCGGCATCGTTTCCATCCCGCTCGCGTTCTTCCTGGGCTGGCTCGGTTCGGTGCTGGACAAGAAGCTGGAAGACACCACCAAGCAGGCCGAAATGGAAGTCCGTTCCCTGACCGGCGTCGGTGCCGAGAAGGCAGTGGACCACTAG
- a CDS encoding DUF485 domain-containing protein, with the protein MGNDAPTPDAAASVDFKQVQSTKQFQELRKRHRSFVFPMAVAFLLWYFAYVLLADYAVGFMSTKVWGNINIGLIMGLLQFVSTFAITGWYVSYSNRRLDPIAAEIRHEIEGHEFDKKGNKISGVTK; encoded by the coding sequence ATGGGTAACGATGCCCCAACTCCGGACGCAGCGGCGTCCGTGGACTTCAAGCAAGTCCAGTCGACCAAGCAGTTCCAGGAACTGCGCAAGCGTCACCGCAGCTTTGTCTTTCCGATGGCCGTTGCGTTCCTGCTCTGGTACTTCGCATACGTCCTCCTGGCCGATTATGCCGTCGGCTTTATGTCCACCAAGGTCTGGGGCAACATCAACATCGGGCTGATCATGGGCCTGCTGCAGTTTGTGTCCACGTTCGCGATCACCGGCTGGTACGTGAGCTACTCCAACCGGCGCCTCGATCCCATCGCCGCAGAAATCCGGCACGAAATCGAAGGCCACGAGTTCGATAAGAAAGGCAACAAAATCAGCGGGGTAACCAAATGA
- a CDS encoding carboxyl transferase domain-containing protein: METIASLVDTGSAAYAANREAQLGLARELKERLATAALGGPEKSRERHVARGKLLPRERIDQLLDDGSPFLEIAPLAANGMYNDDSPGAGVIAGIGLVHGRQVLVISNDATVKGGTYYPMTVKKHLRAQEIALENRLPCIYLVDSGGAFLPKQDEVFPDKEHFGRIFFNQAKMSAAGIPQIASVMGSCTAGGAYVPAMSDETVIVRNQGTIFLGGPPLVKAAIGEIVTAEELGGGDVHSKISGVTDHLAENDEHALQIVRDIVSTLPRPAAPAWDIDTAVEPAADPEELYGAVPTDVNAQYDVREVIARLVDASRFHEFKKNYGTTLVAGFAKLHGHPVGIVANNGVLFSESSLKGAHFIELCDQRGIPLIFLQNLSGFMVGKDYEQGGIAKNGAKMVTAVATARVPKLTVVIGGSFGAGNYSMCGRAYSPRFLWMWPASRISVMGGNQASSVLATVKRDQYEARGEEWSAADEEAFKAPIKQQYEDQGSPYYSTARLWDDGVIDPADTRTVLGLALDVVSRTPLPETSFGLFRM, translated from the coding sequence ATGGAGACAATCGCCAGCCTGGTGGACACCGGCAGCGCCGCCTACGCCGCGAACCGCGAGGCCCAGCTGGGGCTGGCCCGCGAGCTGAAGGAACGCCTCGCCACGGCAGCGCTGGGCGGGCCGGAGAAGTCCCGGGAGCGGCACGTGGCACGCGGCAAGCTGCTGCCCCGTGAGCGCATCGACCAGCTGCTCGACGACGGCAGCCCGTTCCTCGAGATCGCGCCGCTCGCCGCCAACGGCATGTACAACGACGATTCCCCGGGTGCCGGCGTCATTGCGGGGATCGGTCTGGTCCACGGCCGCCAGGTGCTGGTCATCTCCAACGACGCCACGGTCAAGGGCGGCACCTACTATCCGATGACGGTCAAGAAGCACCTCCGGGCGCAGGAAATCGCGCTGGAGAACCGGCTGCCCTGCATCTACCTCGTGGACTCCGGAGGGGCCTTTCTGCCGAAACAGGACGAGGTCTTCCCGGACAAGGAACATTTTGGCCGGATCTTCTTCAACCAGGCGAAGATGTCCGCGGCAGGGATCCCGCAGATCGCCTCCGTGATGGGTTCCTGCACCGCCGGCGGCGCCTATGTCCCCGCGATGAGCGACGAAACCGTGATTGTCCGCAACCAGGGCACCATCTTCCTGGGCGGGCCGCCGCTGGTGAAAGCCGCGATCGGCGAGATCGTCACTGCCGAGGAACTTGGCGGCGGGGACGTCCATTCGAAAATCTCCGGCGTCACCGACCACCTGGCCGAGAACGATGAGCATGCCCTCCAGATCGTCCGGGACATCGTCTCCACCCTGCCCCGCCCGGCCGCCCCCGCCTGGGACATTGACACCGCCGTCGAACCGGCCGCGGATCCGGAGGAGCTCTACGGCGCCGTCCCCACCGACGTCAATGCCCAGTACGACGTGCGTGAGGTGATCGCCCGGCTGGTGGACGCAAGCCGCTTCCACGAGTTCAAGAAGAACTACGGAACCACCCTGGTGGCCGGCTTCGCGAAGCTGCACGGCCATCCGGTGGGCATCGTGGCCAACAACGGCGTGCTCTTCAGCGAGTCTTCGCTCAAGGGCGCCCACTTCATCGAGCTCTGCGACCAGCGCGGCATCCCGCTGATCTTCCTGCAGAACCTGTCCGGTTTCATGGTGGGCAAGGACTACGAGCAGGGCGGCATCGCCAAGAACGGCGCCAAGATGGTCACGGCCGTGGCCACCGCGCGCGTGCCCAAGCTGACAGTGGTGATCGGCGGCTCCTTCGGCGCCGGGAACTACTCCATGTGCGGGCGGGCCTATTCGCCGCGCTTCCTGTGGATGTGGCCGGCGTCGCGGATCTCCGTGATGGGCGGCAACCAGGCTTCCAGCGTGCTGGCCACCGTGAAGCGGGACCAGTATGAGGCCCGCGGCGAAGAATGGTCCGCCGCGGACGAGGAGGCCTTCAAGGCACCCATCAAGCAGCAATACGAGGACCAGGGCAGCCCCTACTACTCCACCGCCCGTCTGTGGGATGACGGCGTGATCGACCCCGCGGACACCCGCACCGTCCTGGGACTGGCGCTCGACGTCGTCTCCCGCACCCCGCTGCCGGAGACCTCCTTCGGCCTCTTCCGGATGTGA
- a CDS encoding dihydrolipoamide acetyltransferase family protein has product MIKEFRLPDLGEGLTESEILSWKVAVGDTVALNQVIAEVETAKAVVELPSPFAGVITALHEKAGTVVEVGKPIVSFEVEGDDGGPAAGGPAQAEAAKREPNLVGYGAVVESSGRPARRARTFASPVAEPATAPARAGAAPAAEPATAPAAGRVDTAAPAERPRSTPPVRKLAKDLGVELTEVAGTGAGGLITRDDVRNFVGGGDVPAAARALAGAGTGTGAPGERETRTPIKGVRKLTAAAMVSSAFTAPHATEFLTVDVTPTMELLARLKASRAFEGLKLTPLTLVAKALLIALRRQPSLNSRWEEASQEIVQFNYVNLGIAAATPRGLTVPNIKDADRMSLTELSTAITALTETARSGKTSPAELSGGTISITNIGVFGIDAGTPILNPGEAAILAMGAVRRMPWEYKDEVALRQVMTLSLSFDHRLVDGEQGSRFLADIGAILADPGMVLAMV; this is encoded by the coding sequence ATGATCAAGGAATTCAGGCTCCCGGACCTCGGTGAAGGGCTGACGGAATCAGAAATCCTTAGCTGGAAAGTGGCCGTGGGCGATACCGTGGCCCTGAACCAGGTCATTGCCGAAGTGGAGACCGCCAAAGCGGTCGTGGAACTGCCGTCGCCGTTCGCAGGTGTGATCACAGCCCTCCACGAAAAGGCGGGAACCGTGGTGGAGGTTGGCAAGCCGATCGTTTCGTTCGAGGTTGAGGGCGACGACGGCGGCCCCGCGGCCGGAGGTCCGGCCCAGGCGGAGGCCGCCAAACGGGAACCCAACCTCGTGGGGTACGGCGCCGTCGTCGAAAGTTCCGGCCGTCCGGCACGGCGTGCCCGCACGTTCGCTTCGCCGGTGGCGGAGCCCGCCACAGCCCCGGCACGCGCAGGGGCTGCCCCGGCCGCGGAGCCGGCCACAGCCCCGGCGGCCGGACGCGTCGACACCGCAGCCCCTGCCGAACGTCCGCGGTCCACGCCGCCTGTCCGGAAGCTGGCCAAGGACCTCGGTGTTGAGCTCACGGAAGTGGCCGGCACCGGCGCCGGAGGTCTGATCACCCGCGACGACGTGCGGAACTTTGTCGGCGGGGGAGACGTTCCGGCGGCTGCCCGCGCCCTGGCCGGAGCGGGCACCGGCACCGGCGCCCCGGGAGAACGCGAAACCCGGACGCCCATCAAGGGTGTCCGTAAGCTGACCGCTGCGGCCATGGTGTCCAGTGCTTTCACGGCACCGCACGCCACGGAATTCCTGACCGTCGATGTCACCCCCACCATGGAGCTGCTGGCCCGGCTCAAGGCAAGCCGGGCTTTTGAAGGCCTCAAGCTCACTCCGCTGACACTCGTGGCCAAGGCTTTGCTGATCGCCCTCCGCCGCCAGCCGTCGCTGAACTCGCGCTGGGAGGAGGCCAGCCAGGAGATCGTGCAGTTCAACTACGTGAACCTCGGAATTGCCGCGGCGACTCCCCGCGGACTGACCGTGCCGAACATCAAGGACGCGGACCGCATGTCCCTGACCGAGTTGTCCACGGCCATCACGGCCCTGACCGAGACCGCCCGGTCCGGCAAGACCAGCCCGGCCGAGCTCTCCGGCGGCACCATCTCCATCACCAACATCGGAGTGTTCGGCATTGATGCCGGCACGCCCATCCTCAATCCGGGCGAAGCAGCCATCCTCGCCATGGGTGCCGTCCGGAGGATGCCGTGGGAATACAAGGATGAAGTGGCACTGCGCCAGGTCATGACACTGAGCCTGTCCTTCGACCACCGGCTGGTGGACGGCGAACAGGGGTCCCGCTTCCTGGCGGACATCGGGGCCATCCTGGCGGACCCGGGCATGGTCCTGGCCATGGTCTAG
- a CDS encoding sensor histidine kinase, with protein sequence MPDSPLFTAAAVAVIAMAIAVVVFVGLKVLRSFRELGTDAERATYKTLHAASRAGQHLRTGLNPAGAAKASRQLRTILGCDALAITDTSGVLAWDGAAEELKPSLMGLAAKVLDGGHTAVIPAGELLMLAGDTASGPITPDVERAVVIAPIKAGARVVGVVAAFAPSAGAGLVRATGEVADWVAAQVELAELDASRTLLMEAEVRALRAQISPHFIYNSLNAIASFINTDPVRARELVVEFADFTRYSFRRHGDFTTLAEELRCIDRYLLLERARFGDRVQVSLRIAPEVLSTVIPFLSLQPLVENAVRHGLEAKEGPGHITIAANDSGAFAEVTIEDDGVGMDPEQLRSMLAGHSDGDHVGLRNVDARLRQVYGEDNGLVIETAPGEGTLITMRVPKSQPGHDA encoded by the coding sequence ATGCCGGACTCCCCCTTGTTCACCGCCGCGGCCGTTGCCGTGATCGCGATGGCGATCGCCGTCGTCGTCTTCGTGGGACTCAAAGTCCTGCGGTCCTTCCGGGAACTGGGAACCGATGCGGAACGGGCCACCTACAAGACCCTGCACGCGGCGTCACGGGCCGGCCAGCACCTGCGCACCGGGCTGAACCCCGCGGGCGCGGCGAAAGCCAGCAGGCAGCTGCGCACCATCCTGGGCTGCGATGCCCTGGCCATCACCGACACATCGGGGGTCCTCGCCTGGGACGGCGCCGCGGAAGAACTGAAACCGTCCCTGATGGGACTCGCCGCGAAAGTGCTCGACGGCGGCCACACGGCGGTGATCCCGGCAGGCGAGCTGCTGATGCTCGCCGGAGACACCGCCTCCGGCCCGATCACGCCCGACGTAGAACGCGCAGTGGTCATTGCCCCCATCAAGGCCGGCGCGCGGGTGGTGGGCGTGGTGGCGGCCTTTGCGCCGTCCGCGGGCGCCGGGCTGGTCAGGGCCACCGGCGAAGTGGCCGACTGGGTGGCGGCCCAGGTTGAACTCGCCGAACTCGACGCCTCCCGGACCCTCCTCATGGAGGCCGAAGTCCGGGCCCTCCGCGCCCAGATTAGCCCGCACTTCATCTACAACTCCCTGAACGCGATTGCGTCCTTCATCAACACGGACCCTGTGCGGGCCCGGGAACTGGTGGTGGAATTTGCCGACTTCACCCGCTACTCGTTCCGCCGCCACGGGGACTTCACCACCCTCGCCGAAGAGCTCCGGTGCATCGACCGCTACCTGCTGCTGGAACGGGCGCGCTTCGGCGACCGCGTGCAGGTGAGCCTGCGGATCGCCCCCGAGGTGCTGAGCACGGTGATCCCGTTCCTCAGCCTGCAGCCCTTGGTGGAAAATGCCGTCCGGCACGGCCTGGAGGCCAAGGAAGGTCCGGGGCATATCACCATTGCGGCAAATGATTCCGGCGCGTTCGCCGAGGTAACCATCGAGGACGACGGCGTGGGGATGGATCCCGAACAGCTGCGGTCCATGCTGGCCGGACACAGCGACGGTGACCATGTGGGGCTGCGGAACGTGGATGCCCGGCTCCGCCAGGTGTACGGCGAGGACAACGGCCTGGTTATCGAAACGGCACCCGGCGAGGGAACACTGATCACCATGCGCGTTCCCAAGTCGCAGCCCGGCCACGACGCCTGA